Proteins co-encoded in one Apodemus sylvaticus chromosome 6, mApoSyl1.1, whole genome shotgun sequence genomic window:
- the LOC127686850 gene encoding LOW QUALITY PROTEIN: cold shock domain-containing protein E1-like (The sequence of the model RefSeq protein was modified relative to this genomic sequence to represent the inferred CDS: substituted 1 base at 1 genomic stop codon): MSFDPNLLHNNGHNGYPNGTSAALHETGVIEKLLTSYGFIQCSERQARLFFHCSQYNGNLQDLKVGDDVEFEVSSDRWTGKPIAIKLVKIKPEIHPEERMNGQEVFYLTYTSEDVEGNVQLETGDKINFVIDNNKHTGAVSARNIMLLKKKQARCQGVVCVMKEAFGFIERGDVVKEIFFHYSEFKGDLETPQPGDDVEFTIKDRNGKEVATDVRLLPQGTVIFEDISIEHFEGTVTKVIPKVPSKNQNDPLPGRIKVDFVIPKELPFGDKDTKSKVTLLEGGHVRFNISTDRRDKFERATNIEVLSNTFQFTNEARDMGVIAAMRDGFGFIKCVDRDARMFFHFSEILDGNQLHIADEVEFTVVPDMLSAQRNHAIRIKKLPKGTVSFHSHSDHRFLGTVEKEATFSNPKTTSPNKGKDKEAEDGIIAYDDCGVKLTIAFQAKDVEGSTSPQLGDKVEFSISDKQRPGQQIATCVRLLGRNSNSKRLLGYVATLKDNFGFIETANHDKEIFFHYSEFSGDVDSLELGDMVEYSLSKGKGNKVSAEKVNKTHSVNGITEEANPTIYSGKVIRPLRCVDPTQIEXQGMIEIVEEGDMKGEVYPFGIVGMANKGDCLQKGESVKFQLCVLGQNAQTMAYNITPLRRATVECVKDQFGFINYEVGDSKKLFFHVKEVQDGIELQAGDEVEFSVILNQRTGKCSACNVWRVCEGPKAVAAPRPDRLVNRLKNITLDDASAPRLMVLRQPRGPDNSMGFGAERKICQAGVID, translated from the coding sequence ATGAGCTTTGATCCAAACCTTCTCCACAACAATGGACACAATGGGTACCCCAATGGTACTTCAGCAGCACTTCATGAAACTGGGGTTATTGAAAAACTGTTGACCTCTTATGGATTTATTCAGTGTTCAGAACGGCAAGCTAGACTTTTCTTCCACTGTTCACAATATAATGGCAACCTCCAGGACTTAAAAGTAGGAGATGATGTTGAATTTGAAGTGTCATCTGACCGGTGGACTGGGAAACCCATTGCTATTAAATTGGTGAAGATAAAACCAGAAATACATCCTGAGGAACGAATGAATGGACAAGAAGTATTTTATCTGACTTATACCTCTGAAGATGTGGAAGGGAATGTTCAGCTGGAAACTggagataaaattaactttgtaATTGATAACAATAAACACACTGGTGCTGTAAGTGCTCGTAATATTATGCTGTTGAAAAAGAAACAAGCTCGCTGTCAAGGAGTAGTTTGTGTCATGAAGGAGGCTTTTGGCTTTATCGAAAGAGGTGATGTTGTAAAAGAGATATTCTTTCACTATAGTGAATTTAAAGGTGACCTAGAAACCCCGCAGCCTGGAGATGACGTGGAATTCACAATCAAggacagaaatggaaaagaagtTGCAACAGATGTCAGACTATTGCCTCAAGGAACAGTCATTTTTGAAGATATCAGCATTGAACATTTTGAAGGAACTGTTACCAAAGTTATCCCAAAAGTACCCAGTAAAAACCAGAATGACCCATTGCCAGGACGAATCAAAGTTGACTTTGTGATTCCTAAAGAACTTCCCTTTGGAGACAAAGACACAAAATCCAAAGTGACCCTGCTGGAAGGTGGCCATGTTAGGTTTAATATTTCAACAGACCGACGGGACAAATTTGAACGAGCAACCAACATAGAGGTTCTATCAAATACATTTCAGTTCACTAATGAAGCCAGAGATATGGGTGTGATTGCTGCCATGAGAGATGGTTTTGGTTTCATCAAGTGTGTGGATCGAGATGCTCGTATGTTCTTCCACTTCAGTGAAATTCTAGATGGGAACCAGCTTCACATTGCAGATGAAGTAGAGTTTACTGTGGTTCCTGATATGCTCTCTGCCCAAAGAAATCATGCTATTAGGATTAAAAAACTTCCCAAGGGCACGGTTTCATTCCATTCCCATTCAGATCATCGGTTTCTGGGCACCGTAGAAAAAGAAGCCACTTTTTCCAATCCTAAAACTACAAGCCCAAACAAAGGCAAAGACAAGGAAGCAGAAGATGGCATTATTGCTTATGATGACTGTGGAGTGAAACTGACTATTGCTTTTCAAGCCAAGGATGTGGAAGGATCTACTTCTCCTCAATTAGGAGATAAGGTTGAATTTAGTATTAGTGACAAACAGAGGCCTGGACAGCAGATTGCAACTTGTGTGAGACTTTTAGGTCGTAATTCTAACTCCAAAAGGCTCTTGGGTTATGTGGCAACTCTGAAAGATAATTTTGGATTTATTGAAACAGCTAATCATGATaaggaaatatttttccattataGTGAGTTCTCTGGTGATGTTGATAGCCTGGAACTGGGAGACATGGTTGAATACAGCTTGTCCAAAGGCAAAGGCAATAAAGTCAGTGCTGAAAAAGTGAACAAAACGCACTCAGTGAATGGCATTACTGAGGAAGCTAATCCCACCATCTACTCTGGTAAAGTCATTCGTCCTCTGAGATGTGTTGATCCAACACAGATTGAGTAGCAAGGAATGATTGAGATTGTGGAGGAGGGGGATATGAAAGGTGAAGTGTATCCTTTTGGCATAGTTGGAATGGCCAACAAAGGGGATTGCCTACAGAAAGGGGAGAGTGTCAAGTTCCAGTTGTGTGTACTTGGCCAAAATGCACAAACTATGGCCTACAACATCACACCCCTTCGTAGGGCTACTGTGGAGTGTGTGAAAGATCAGTTTGGTTTTATTAACTATGAAGTAGGAGATAGCAAGAAGCTGTTTTTCCATGTGAAAGAAGTTCAGGATGGCATTGAGCTACAGGCAGGAGATGAGGTGGAATTCTCAGTGATCCTTAATCAGCGCACTGGGAAATGCAGTGCCTGTAATGTTTGGCGAGTCTGTGAAGGCCCCAAAGCTGTTGCAGCTCCTCGACCTGACCGGTTGGTCAATCGCTTAAAAAACATCACCCTGGATGATGCCAGTGCTCCACGTCTAATGGTTCTTCGTCAGCCAAGAGGACCAGATAACTCAATGGGATTTGGTGCAGAAAGAAAGATCTGTCAAGCTGGTGTCATTGACTAA